The Aureibacillus halotolerans nucleotide sequence GTATCATTCACAGCCAGTGTTTTCTATGGATGGCGACTATCTGACGTATATCGAAGGTACGTTTCGAACAGAGGATTCGCAACCTACCGCTCAGCTGCATGTGATTCATTTGCCAACGATGCAGGTGATCGCGATTACACCGGAGGGCAGTCTTGTGGGATCAACGGCGACCTCGCCGGTGGATGACATGTTGTATTACGCAAAGGCAGAGGTCTTCACGAATTACTCACCGATTGCAAGGGCAGCGCCACATGACATTAATTTGTACAGCTATCCATTGCCATTAGGCCCAACTACACAGATCACTAACGAAGATGCGTATGACATGAGCGATTTGTCTGTTTCTGCGGATGGGGAGTCTGTCTACTACGGGGATTTTGTCTATCTCGGTCCAAATCCGACGCCATCCTCTGAAGTGAGACAATCATTGTTGGAGCTCGATTTGAGTCAGCCGGATGAAGCAACTCGAATTGCGCCAGAGGACAATGAAGATTTGTACGCTCCGACCCTGTCCCACGATGGAAAGACGTTGGCCTTTATACGGCCAGTAAACAAAGGGGAGAGAGACCCATTATTCATCTACGAGCTTTACACGATGGACATGGACACGAAGGACATCACGCAGCTCACGTCACTTGGCACAAACGTTCACTCAGCAGCGTTTTCCACTGATGACAAAAGCATTTATTTCATTGAAAACAAAACCTTTGGTCAGCGGAAATCGGACTTTGTCTATCATTGTTATGACCTTGAAACTGGGGAAGTGACGGAGCTAGCCATTGAAGAGGTCTTAGATTAATAAACTGAGTGTGAGAAGGGGCTTTAGCTGCGGGAGCGCTAGCAATTTGATCAGCGAATTAGATGAAACAACGAAACGCCCCGCATGGAGGATTTTTCCTCAATGGCGGGGCGGTCTCAATGTTTAAAAGGGAGAAAAGATGTGCTTCGTGGTTCCTTACTCATTAATAATTTTGTTTAGTTTTTGTTGAACTTCAGTGATGATACTCTCCGGTACACTTCCACGGACATCGAAAGTGCGAGAATCGAGATCAAGACTTTTTAGTTGATCGGTCAGCACAACTCCATGGATAGGAAGATCTTCACCTAAAGAAACTTCAAATGGGTAGTTTTTCTGCTGTGACGTGATCGGACAAATAAACGTTAATCCAGTCGCTTCATTGAATACTTTTCTTGATATGACTAAGGCCGGTCGGTGTCCTGCCTGTTCAACACCCTTTGTAGGGTCAAAGTTAATCATGATTAGATCACCCCGTTCAACGGAAGCCATTGTTTATAACAATTCCTTCCCTCGTGACCCAAAAGCAATTTCTTCGTGTTGATTCTTCGTGTTAATTTTTGCGCACATTTCTTCGAGAGAGACTTCCTTCTTAGGTGTAAGCACAATTGAGCCATCTATTATTTTCATTTCAAATTCTGTGCCATTGTCGACGTGGAGAACATTTTTTATGGTGGAAGGAATGCGTATGCCAGAGCTATTTCCCCAACGTTGTAGCATTGCTGAGTACACTTTAATTCCCCCTTTGTAAAGATCATTTTCTGAAGTCATCATATCACCCCTTATATTCAATGTATATACTTATGTATAATTAATTGCTCAATTATGTTCTTTATATTCATGAAGATCCGCTTTTTTTTTGTGGGATTCGGAAAAATAAAAGGTAAGCTCAACTAATTATGGTGCACAGAGGTCCAGTATTACATTGCTTATTAGCGAGATCCCGCCAACAGAATACTACGTTAGGGTCACACTATCACTATTGTATGCCGCTTTCCCTCTACTCTCTCCTAAGGCAAGATCTAGTATCCCCTACACTGCTACCCAAACAGTCCATGACTGAAAACCGAACCATTATGGAAGAAGTGTTCAGGACATGCTATGATGCAAGTGCTACTTTTTTTGTTGAAGGGAGTTGTCGGATTTGGAGAGAATTACTGGATTCTGGAACGGCATCGTCAATGCACCATGGACGGACATTGGCATAGCAGTCACGATTTTTTTACTGTTTTTGCTGCTGCGCAAGTTGTTCACGACGTATATCTTTAAACTAATCATTAAGGTATCTCGCAAGGCAAAAAGCGATTTTTTGACGCAGTTGCTACTGTCATTTGAAAAGCCAACCAACATCTTGTGGATTGTGATTGGGACGTATTTGGCCCTGCAATATTTGCCATACGCTATTACAGATAAATCATTTGTACTGCATACATACCGTTCCATTCTTATTTTCTTAATGGGTTGGGGATTGTATCGTTTGTCTTCAAGCAATTCAACGTTTCTCAAGCGATTTGCGAGCAAAAATGAACTTGATGAAGAAAGCATGCTTATTCCATTCCTCTCTAAAATCCTCCGTGTTCTCGTGGTTGTCATCACAATTGCAGTAATCGTTAGTGAGTGGGGCTTTAATGTCAACGGGTTTGTCGCCGGCCTTGGTTTAGGTGGTCTTGCGTTTGCCCTCGCAGCTCAAGAGACGATTGCCAACTTCTTTGGTGGCATTGTGATTATCTCAGGGCGTCCTTTTCGGAAGGGAGATTGGATTCAAACCCCTACCGTCGAAGGGATGGTTGAGGATATTTCGTTTCTTAGCACGAAGGTTCGTACATTTGCGAACGCCGTTGAGACGGTTCCTAATTCAACGATTTCAAAGGAATCGATCATCAATTGGTCTGAAATGACGATGCGACGTGTGTATTATACGTTCGGTGTACGTCACCAAACGACACCAGAACAATTGGAGCAATGCTTGAATGAGATTCGGACGTTGCTTCGCGAGCACGATGGCATTGTGTCTCATAATTTCATGGTCTTTTTTGATAAGTTTACGGAAACAAGCTATGAAATCTACATGTACTATTTTACGAAAACGACAGTATGGGCAGAATGGTTTGCAATTAAAGAGGAGGTCAATTTCGAAATCCTCAAGATTCTTGAAAATGCAGGGGTGTCCATTTCTGCACCTACACGGGTAGTTGAACCGGTCGTTGCGTATGACGCGATTGCAAAAGAAATGGGGTCATCTACGCAACCAGAACAAGCCGCACCGACTGAAGACCTACGCCAAAGAGAGCAATAAGGCTTTAGGAAAAATAAGTAGTTCGAAGACAACAGAGAAAAAAATCCGAACATCTACGAAATGTTACTTAGCATTTCATAGTACTGTTCGGATTTTTCTTTTTTATGGGAAGTGGATTTTGATCTATTGCAATACATAGTGTAAAGATAGCCATGTTCACTTTACACACAACTTGACCTCCACCATTGTTCCTCGTTGTAAGCAATGTCATTGTACGAGACAGGAATAGACATAACGCAAACTTGTATTCAGATAAAAAAGACTATAATCAAACGAAGTAATTTGTTGTAGAATGGAATTAAGTCATATCATTTTAACTAGGTAAAGGGGATTTGGTATATCTTATGAAAACGATAGACAGAGATTTTTTTACTTCTTTCGAACAATACGATCCGTTGCCAGTCGTCTCTGAGGAAGCACGAGTAGGGCCTGGACCATCGTATAGTTACACTGGAAAAGTGAATGCTGGTTGGACTGGTTTACACGCGCTTGAGTTTACGGTGAACACTGGGGGAGGTCATGGGGACATTCGCTTATTTGATGTGTCTATTCCTGTGACCGCTTCCACACAGTTATCGTATATGCTGCACCCGCAAATGGCGGAGGATGGGGAGCTAAATTACGCTGCCACCTTCGTAGCGATTGACCTCCTTTTTTCTGATGGCAGCCGTTTAAGTGAGCTTCACGCAGTTGATCAGCACGGAGTACTTCTCACAGCTGCACAACAAGGAGCATCAAACACACTGTATCCGAATCAATGGAACTATAAGCAAGTGGCTGTTGGTGAGGTGGCTAACGGCAAAACCATTTCCACGATCGTGCTATCGCATGCGAGCAATCAAGACGGTCTTCTTTCAGGTTGGCTAGATGATCTGTTTATTCAAGCGGAGCCGCCGCAAAAGACTTACAGCAGCCCAGCAGAGTATGTCAATATTCTTCGTGGGTCAAATTCAAATGGTACATTTTCTCGTGGCAACAATTTTCCGGCGGTTGCTGTGCCCCATGGCTTTAATTTTTGGACGCCTGTGACAGATGCGGGTTCAACGAGTTGGTTGTACAGCTATCAGCAGCGAAACAATGCGCATAACCGACCAGAGCTGCAAGCTTTTTCACTAAGTCATGAAACGAGCCCATGGATGGGGGATCGCCAAACCTTTCAGTTTATGCCCGCATTGGCCTCGGAAGGTGTACCGATGGCAAACCGCACGGCTCGGGCGCTTTCATTCTCTCATGACAATGAAGTCGCGTTGCCGCATTATTATCAAGTTGCTTTTGACAATGGCATCGAAGTAGAGATGACGCCAACCTCCTATGCGGCCATGGTCCGCTTTCATTTTCCTGATGGGCATGGCGACGTGCTGTTTGACAATGTAACGAATGAAGGAGGTCTCACCCTTCTGGCAGACGAGCAAGCCATTGAAGCCTATACTGACGTCAAAAGTGGTTTATCTGCCGGCGCCACGCGTATGTTTATTTATGCGACCTTTGACAAGCCCGTCGTCAAAAGCGATAGGCTCACAGGGGAAGATAGAGACAGCGTCACAGGGTATGTGCGCTTTGAACATGCACACACTGTGACAATGAGAATCAGTACATCGTTGCTAAGCATTGAGCAAGCGAAGAAAAATATGGCACTGGATCTTGAGAAGGGTGTCACGTTTAATGAGATTCGTCAGCGTGGAGAGGCTCTGTGGAATGAAAAGCTAGATCTAATCCATGTGCCGAAAGCGACAGAGCAGGAGCTAGTCACGCTCTATTCAAATTTGTATCGCCTCTTTTTGTATCCAAATGTCACTTTTGAAAACACGGGCACAAAAGAAGTCCCTGTCTACACCTATGCAAGTCCATTTTCTCCACAATCAACACCTTCGACAGCAAGAGAAACTGGTGCTGAAGTCAAGGCAGGAAAACCCTATGTCAACAATGGCTTCTGGGACACGTACCGGACGACGTGGCCGATGTACAATTTGCTTACCCCTTCACAGGCGGGGGCTATGATGGATGGATTTGTGCAGCAATACAAAGACAATGGTTGGATCGCTCGCTGGTCATCACCAGGCTATGCCAATTTAATGGTTGGCACGAGTTCTGATGTCGCCTTTGCCGATGCCTACTTAAAAGGGATCAATGACTTTGACTTGCAGGCGTTTTATGCCTCGGCATTAAAAAATGCGTCCGTTGTTAGCGAAGATCAAAGTGTTGGTCGAAAGGGACTTGATACAGCTATTTTTAAAGGCTATACAACAAACGACACGCATGAAGGGTTTTCGTGGGCGGTGGATGGCTACATTAATGATTTTGCAATTGGCATGCTCGCAAGTGAACTAGTTGATTTAGAAGAAAGTGATGAAGACTACAAAGCGGATGCCGTGTATTACCTGAATCGAGCGCAACACTATGTGCATTTGTACGATAAAGCATCCGGCTTCTATAGAGGACGGTCGACAAATGGCGATTTCCCTGAATCCTTTGATCCGCGCTCATGGGGAGGGGATTTTACCGAAACGAACGCTTGGAATATGGCGTTTCACGTGCCTCACGATGGGCAAGGGCTGGCAAACCTGTATGGCGGACGAAAGGCATTAGCAAAGAAGCTTGATGAATTCTTCGAAGAGCCTGAAACAGCGAAGTTCCCAGGGCATTACGGTGGAGTAATCCATGAGATGACGGAAGCAAGGGATGTCCGCATGGGCATGTACGGTCACAGCAACCAACCATCTCACCATATTGTCTACATGTACTTGTACGCTGGGCAACCGTGGAAAACGCAGGAGAAGGTTCGTGAGGTGCTGTCACGCCTCTACCTTGGAAGCGAAATTGGTCAAGGGTATCCAGGTGATGAGGACAATGGGGAAATGTCTGCATGGCAGCTATTCAGCGCCGCAGGATTATACCCACTGCAGATGGGGCGACCGGATTATGCAATCGGAGCTCCATACTTTGAGGAAATGAACATTCAGCTTGAGTCAGGTGAGACGCTTGTCATTAAAGCACCTGGGGTCAGCAATGAAAATTGCTACATCCAAGGTGTTAAACTGAACGGACAGCCATATGAACGCACCGTGGTCCCACATAAATTGCTCGCGGCTGGAGCTACGATAGAATTTGACATGGGACCAGAACCATCTCTATGGGGAACGGCTGTCGAAGCCTTGCCAACGTCGCAGACGGACTCGAGCAACGACGGTCTGGCCTATGTCCCGACCCCTCTGTACGATGTGACCGATGATGCACAACGATTTGAATTGGTTTGTGACGGAGGTGCGGATGCTCAAGCACTAACTGATGATACATCCACCACCGTCAGCACGTTTAATGGAACGACAGCAACGCTGGAATGGACGTTTAGAAACGAGCAGCCAACCGTAGAAATGTACACGATCACAACCGGACCTAGGGAAGAAGAAGACCCGAAAAGTTGGATCGTTGAAGGTTCCTCAGATGGCGAGAACTGGGACGTCATTGAAGAGCGCAACAACGTTACGTTTGCATGGCGTCGGTTTACAAAGCCATTTTTGCTCCCGCAAGCAGCGACGTATTCTCACTATCGACTGCGTGTAACTGAAAACAATGGTGGAGAGCAAACGTCAATGGCCCAGGTCGAATGGCTCGGACAGTATTAAGGTAAAAGACTATAGTCGATGTGATTGAAGGAGCAGATGAAGCTGATCGTCATACGCACATCTACGTGTAAAACCCCTGAACGCTTGCCAACCAGCAAACGTTCAGGGGTTTATTAGATCGCAGGGATTTTCCCTTTCATTGTCCACACCGAGCCGTGGCGTGGATGTTTCGGCAAAGTATCGAGATTGTTTTCAGGGGTCCACGTGACCAAATCTGTCGATACGAGGGAGGCGTAATGCTTTTCATAGAAATGATCGAACAGGAGCGCCCATTCGGTGCTATTCCTCTTAAACAACGTTGGTCCTTCTGTCATGGGCGGGGTAATTTTTTCAGAGATCGACAGAATGTCAGGCTGATCGCGGTTTTCGCTTGTTTTACTCAAATGACAGCTGCGGATGTACTTGAACTCCGTTTGCAAATTGTTTTCGCCACGTTCATCTTTATAGACCATAAACAAGGTTTCGCCGAGATCAACAACACACGCATCAATCACGTTGTAGCCAGGATCAAAATAGATCGATGGGGCGGAAAATTGTTTGAAATCCTTTGTCGTCACAGACCAGATTCGATGGTCGTATTTGGCGTCTTTCGGCTGTCCAACGGTGGAGGACCAGACGATGCGATGTGCCTCAACGGTACGATCATAAAAAATCTCTGGCGCCCACGTATTCAGCGTGCCTTCAACCTCTGTCATAACGGGGATGAGGCGCTCGTCCTCCCAGTTCAGCAAGTCCTTGGAGCTTGCATATCCAATCGATTGACTGTTCCAGCCGTCCGTCCAAATGACGTGAAACGTCCCATCGTCCGTTTCATAGACAAACGGGTCACGGACTTGACCTGTCCCAACACTTGACGCCAAGATCGCCTTACCGTCGTTCACATTTTCCCAGGTTTTACCGTCAAGACTTTTTGAAAGAAACAACTTTTCCTCTTCGGTCGTAAAATAGCTAAATAGATACATCATGAATTCCTCCAATGAGTATATGTACTATAAAACGCTTACAAAAAGTATAGCATGGAATCGTTTACGTCAACGATATTTTTCTACGTGCACGTAATTAAAAAGAAGTCCTCTCTAAACGTATGGAAGGTGATGTTTAGAGAGGACTTGCTTCGTGTAAGGGTTCAGCCTAATGTGAACTCTTTTCAGGAGCACACTCTCGTACTTTTGTGTGAAGAAAGCAGAGGTACATCCTGGAGCAGCCTCACCATGGCTTACACACGATTTGATGCGAGCTGCCGTTTGTTTCGGAAATGAAGCAGTAAATAGCCAATCAATGGCAACAGGAGAAAGAGAGCACAGCCCATGTACAGGTGGCTATATCCCGTTTGGACGGCGACAATCCCGAGGGCGAAGGAGCCAACGGCAATGCCAGAGTCAAAGAAGCTGAAAAAGGTTGCTGTGGCATAGCTGCTGCGTTCGGGAGTGGCTGCCTGGACGGCCATTGTTTGATAACAAGGAAGCAACGATCCATAGCCTAAGCCGATAAAGACGCCGCACAACAATAGCATCCAGATCGTATCCGTCATGCTTAAGAGCATCAGACCGGCCGCGAATACAATAAGTGCAAGAGGAATGACAGCGGTAGGGCCTGATGTATCAAACAGTCGGCCAGTAAATGGTCGTGAAAAAATCATGGCAGCGGCAAACACTACGAAAAAGAAATTCACATAGGCAAATAAACCAATCGTTTGTGCATACACCGAGATAAAGGAAATGACGCTCGCGTATGAAAAGGCGGTTAAAAAACCAATACAGGCAATCGGTATGGAACGAATCTCGAACAAATGCTTCAAATGGAAGCTGCGATTGCTGGTGATCGTTTTTGAACGAGGCGATAGAATGCCAAAGCTTGTGGCATAGGCAAGCAAAAGCAGAAAGGCGAGTAGGGTGAACACATTTGTATAGGACATGTATTGCACCGCAGTCAAAGCAATAAATGGTCCTAATACGACAGCCACATTCATTGACATTACAAAGTAACCAAGCCCTTCCCCTTTTTTTCCGGTGGGCACTAAATCCGCAGCGACTGCGCCTAAGGCTGTAGTAGCAAGACTAAATGGGATGCCATGAAAAAATCGTAAGGCGAGCATCCACGGAAACGAATGGACAAATGGATAGATAAAGGCCAGCGCTGCGAAGAAAAACACACTCCAGCGAATCGTCGTGCCTTTTCCGAAACGGTCTGTCACTTTCCCAGCTAAAGGGCGTATCGCAATACAAGACACCAAAAAGATGGTCGTCATTAATGCCGCACTTGCATCAGATTGATGGAGCTCGTTTATGGCGAACACTGGCAAGATTGTTAAAAGGGCATAAAACACAAGGAATACAAAAAAATTGTTGATCCATGCGAGGGTAAAAGGCTTCGTCCATATTTTGTTCATCTGAAAAATCCTTTCTAGGTGCCAATCTGCTGGAGTAGCTTTTCAAGCTGTAACGCATCCTCCTTTGATAAGTGACGAAGAAACGTCTGCTCAAAAGCCATAACGTCTGCTTCTACGGCTGGTAATTTTAATTGTGCCTCAGGAGTAAGCGATACAACCCATTCGCGCCGGTCGTTGCCTGGTACACGAGAAACCCAGCCCATTTCTTGCAGTCTTGCAATCGTCCGAGTGATGGTTGGGGGCTCGACATGCAAATAATCGGCAATGCCTCGCTGAGTCGTCGAACCAAACTGAGACAAGTAAAACAAAATCAGCCACTGACTGTGGTAAAGCTGATGTTGCGCCAAAACTTCGTTTACATTTCGTTGAATGAGGCGTGTTTTCTGGTTCAACTGGTGGAGAAGTCGTCTATGAGCTTTCATCACTGATTCCTTTCAATCGATTACTTAGGTAACTATCTTGTTCAATGAATCACATAACCTTAATCGTAATCAACAAACGCAGTTTTGTCAATTTCGCTTCATTCGACAATATTTCCCGGGAAACATTTGTAAAGGTTCTTTATCATTTTTCTGAACGTCGAAATCGGTCAATTTATCTGTTGTATAATGAAGAAAATCTTGAAAGGGTGAATGAAGTTGACACTACGAGCTGTTGCCCACCGTGGTTTTTCTACAAAGTATCCAGAGAACACACTTGCCGCTTTTGAAGCTGCATTGACATTTGGTGTAAGTCATGTGGAGCTTGATGTTCATTTGTCTAAGGAAGGTGTTCCGGTTGTTATCCATGATCATACGCTTGATCGAACGACATCACTCAGTGGACCAGTCAGCCAATTCACAGTAG carries:
- a CDS encoding TolB family protein; protein product: MRKTSVFTLIFCMLSVVFFQGAAAASERLGGTIDVFEDTLAFPYEDQTSNGTSLYVFHMTTNEVVKLTDAEEGTYHSQPVFSMDGDYLTYIEGTFRTEDSQPTAQLHVIHLPTMQVIAITPEGSLVGSTATSPVDDMLYYAKAEVFTNYSPIARAAPHDINLYSYPLPLGPTTQITNEDAYDMSDLSVSADGESVYYGDFVYLGPNPTPSSEVRQSLLELDLSQPDEATRIAPEDNEDLYAPTLSHDGKTLAFIRPVNKGERDPLFIYELYTMDMDTKDITQLTSLGTNVHSAAFSTDDKSIYFIENKTFGQRKSDFVYHCYDLETGEVTELAIEEVLD
- a CDS encoding type II toxin-antitoxin system PemK/MazF family toxin; protein product: MASVERGDLIMINFDPTKGVEQAGHRPALVISRKVFNEATGLTFICPITSQQKNYPFEVSLGEDLPIHGVVLTDQLKSLDLDSRTFDVRGSVPESIITEVQQKLNKIINE
- a CDS encoding AbrB/MazE/SpoVT family DNA-binding domain-containing protein — protein: MMTSENDLYKGGIKVYSAMLQRWGNSSGIRIPSTIKNVLHVDNGTEFEMKIIDGSIVLTPKKEVSLEEMCAKINTKNQHEEIAFGSRGKELL
- a CDS encoding mechanosensitive ion channel family protein encodes the protein MERITGFWNGIVNAPWTDIGIAVTIFLLFLLLRKLFTTYIFKLIIKVSRKAKSDFLTQLLLSFEKPTNILWIVIGTYLALQYLPYAITDKSFVLHTYRSILIFLMGWGLYRLSSSNSTFLKRFASKNELDEESMLIPFLSKILRVLVVVITIAVIVSEWGFNVNGFVAGLGLGGLAFALAAQETIANFFGGIVIISGRPFRKGDWIQTPTVEGMVEDISFLSTKVRTFANAVETVPNSTISKESIINWSEMTMRRVYYTFGVRHQTTPEQLEQCLNEIRTLLREHDGIVSHNFMVFFDKFTETSYEIYMYYFTKTTVWAEWFAIKEEVNFEILKILENAGVSISAPTRVVEPVVAYDAIAKEMGSSTQPEQAAPTEDLRQREQ
- a CDS encoding GH92 family glycosyl hydrolase, which encodes MKTIDRDFFTSFEQYDPLPVVSEEARVGPGPSYSYTGKVNAGWTGLHALEFTVNTGGGHGDIRLFDVSIPVTASTQLSYMLHPQMAEDGELNYAATFVAIDLLFSDGSRLSELHAVDQHGVLLTAAQQGASNTLYPNQWNYKQVAVGEVANGKTISTIVLSHASNQDGLLSGWLDDLFIQAEPPQKTYSSPAEYVNILRGSNSNGTFSRGNNFPAVAVPHGFNFWTPVTDAGSTSWLYSYQQRNNAHNRPELQAFSLSHETSPWMGDRQTFQFMPALASEGVPMANRTARALSFSHDNEVALPHYYQVAFDNGIEVEMTPTSYAAMVRFHFPDGHGDVLFDNVTNEGGLTLLADEQAIEAYTDVKSGLSAGATRMFIYATFDKPVVKSDRLTGEDRDSVTGYVRFEHAHTVTMRISTSLLSIEQAKKNMALDLEKGVTFNEIRQRGEALWNEKLDLIHVPKATEQELVTLYSNLYRLFLYPNVTFENTGTKEVPVYTYASPFSPQSTPSTARETGAEVKAGKPYVNNGFWDTYRTTWPMYNLLTPSQAGAMMDGFVQQYKDNGWIARWSSPGYANLMVGTSSDVAFADAYLKGINDFDLQAFYASALKNASVVSEDQSVGRKGLDTAIFKGYTTNDTHEGFSWAVDGYINDFAIGMLASELVDLEESDEDYKADAVYYLNRAQHYVHLYDKASGFYRGRSTNGDFPESFDPRSWGGDFTETNAWNMAFHVPHDGQGLANLYGGRKALAKKLDEFFEEPETAKFPGHYGGVIHEMTEARDVRMGMYGHSNQPSHHIVYMYLYAGQPWKTQEKVREVLSRLYLGSEIGQGYPGDEDNGEMSAWQLFSAAGLYPLQMGRPDYAIGAPYFEEMNIQLESGETLVIKAPGVSNENCYIQGVKLNGQPYERTVVPHKLLAAGATIEFDMGPEPSLWGTAVEALPTSQTDSSNDGLAYVPTPLYDVTDDAQRFELVCDGGADAQALTDDTSTTVSTFNGTTATLEWTFRNEQPTVEMYTITTGPREEEDPKSWIVEGSSDGENWDVIEERNNVTFAWRRFTKPFLLPQAATYSHYRLRVTENNGGEQTSMAQVEWLGQY
- a CDS encoding glycoside hydrolase family 43 protein, which translates into the protein MMYLFSYFTTEEEKLFLSKSLDGKTWENVNDGKAILASSVGTGQVRDPFVYETDDGTFHVIWTDGWNSQSIGYASSKDLLNWEDERLIPVMTEVEGTLNTWAPEIFYDRTVEAHRIVWSSTVGQPKDAKYDHRIWSVTTKDFKQFSAPSIYFDPGYNVIDACVVDLGETLFMVYKDERGENNLQTEFKYIRSCHLSKTSENRDQPDILSISEKITPPMTEGPTLFKRNSTEWALLFDHFYEKHYASLVSTDLVTWTPENNLDTLPKHPRHGSVWTMKGKIPAI
- a CDS encoding MFS transporter; translation: MNKIWTKPFTLAWINNFFVFLVFYALLTILPVFAINELHQSDASAALMTTIFLVSCIAIRPLAGKVTDRFGKGTTIRWSVFFFAALAFIYPFVHSFPWMLALRFFHGIPFSLATTALGAVAADLVPTGKKGEGLGYFVMSMNVAVVLGPFIALTAVQYMSYTNVFTLLAFLLLLAYATSFGILSPRSKTITSNRSFHLKHLFEIRSIPIACIGFLTAFSYASVISFISVYAQTIGLFAYVNFFFVVFAAAMIFSRPFTGRLFDTSGPTAVIPLALIVFAAGLMLLSMTDTIWMLLLCGVFIGLGYGSLLPCYQTMAVQAATPERSSYATATFFSFFDSGIAVGSFALGIVAVQTGYSHLYMGCALFLLLPLIGYLLLHFRNKRQLASNRV
- a CDS encoding MarR family winged helix-turn-helix transcriptional regulator, whose amino-acid sequence is MKAHRRLLHQLNQKTRLIQRNVNEVLAQHQLYHSQWLILFYLSQFGSTTQRGIADYLHVEPPTITRTIARLQEMGWVSRVPGNDRREWVVSLTPEAQLKLPAVEADVMAFEQTFLRHLSKEDALQLEKLLQQIGT